One window from the genome of Ciconia boyciana chromosome 8, ASM3463844v1, whole genome shotgun sequence encodes:
- the AFAP1L2 gene encoding actin filament-associated protein 1-like 2 isoform X5, with product MDKYKALEQLLTELEDFLRILDKENLSSTAVVKKSFLSDLLRVYTKSSGGDEEYIYMNKVTIHKQQGDQEKQDKALDRRNSLTNGDSGLHSSPPQKSLPDLPPPKIPETKQPPVPKMESPEGYYEEAEPYDVSINGGFGRLAAAGPKPGLQVTEGVIYATITMEDGEAVSSSYESYDEEESSKGKSATHQWPSTEATIELMKDARICAFLWRKKWLGQWAKQLCVIKDSRLLCYKSSKDHSPQLDVNLLGCTVVHKEKQVRKKEHKLKIIPMNADVIVLGLQSKDQAEQWLRVIQETSGLLCEGGGEGNQYIPDLQRLSYPKVEVSERYSAASESGSSTDGHPETAETKDVKKKGTTGLKLSNLMNLGRKKSSSMDSPERSLETSSYLNVLVNSQWKSRWCQIKDGHLHFYQDKNRSKLAQQPLSLAGCEIIPEPSPDHLYSFRILHNGEERVILEAKSSEEMGHWLGLLLSESGSKTDPEEFTYDYVDADRVSCIVSAAKNSLFLMQRKYSEPNTYIDNLPKGRMQQEELYDDVDLPDLPAEEVPKSESKLEGDQDRVYLDLTPVKSFLHCAGKKSCQPSPLSSPSLERAANKAAAESTAETDLVAKEAEPCSKVMETSEQKHPEKPEPDEVPPRMPAIKIQTQQQNIAFPQPAPELPAGTATAGSPQLVPAHWPKLPLPAAAVETKLGKNRTEVEVKRFTEEKERLEKEKDEIRAQLTQLRKERRELKEMLAGSTDKILEQRLKEIEEECKRKESQRVDLELSLVEVKENLKKAESGPVTLGTAVDTTHLENAAPRIQAKSASPANSAENSPVNSATALKNRPLSVMVTGKGTVLQKAKEWEKKGAS from the exons CTCTCGAGCAGCTGCTCACAGAACTTGAAGATTTTCTGAGGATACTGGACAAGGAGAACTTGAGCAGCACTGCCGTTGTGAAGAAGAGCTTCCTCTCCGACCTTCTGCGGGTCTACACCAAGTCCAGCG GTGGCGATGaggaatatatttatatgaacAAAGTGACCATCCATAAACAGCAGGGTGACCAGGAGAAACAAGACAAAG CGCTGGATCGGAGAAACTCCTTGACCAATGGAGACTCAGGACTGCATTCGTCCCCTCCTCAGAAGAGCCTGCCGGACCTCCCCCCTCCAAAG aTTCCCGAAACAAAACAACCTCCGGTCCCCAAGATGGAATCCCCAGAGGGATATTATGAAGAGGCTGAGCCGTATGATGTCTCTATAAATG GTGGTTTTGGTAGGCTTGCTGCGGCTGGACCCAAGCCAGGGTTGCAGGTTACTGAGGGCGTTATTTATGCCACAATAACGATGG AAGATGGTGAAGCTGTTAGTAGCTCCTATGAATCCTATGATGAAGAAGAGAGCAGCAAAGGCAAGTCAGCAACCCATCAGTGGCCATCCACAGAGGCCACCATTGAGCTGATGAAGGACGCCCGCATCTGTGCATTCCTGTGGAGAAAGAAGTGGCTGGGACAGTGGGCAAAACAGCTGTGTGTTATCAAGGACAGCAGATTGCTG TGCTACAAGAGCTCCAAAGACCACAGCCCTCAGCTCGACGTGAATTTGCTGGGCTGCACTGTCGTTCACAAGGAAAAGCAAGTGAGGAAGAAAGAGCACAAGCTGAAGATCATCCCCATGAACGCCGATGTCATcgtgctggggctgcagagtAAAGACCAGGCAGAGCAGTGGCTGAGG GTAATCCAGGAGACCAGCGGTCTGCTGTGCGAAGGAGGCGGTGAAGGCAACCAGTACATCCCAGATTTGCAGCGTCTCAGTTACCCAAAG GTGGAGGTATCCGAGAGGTACTCTGCAGCCTCCGAGAGCGGGAGCAGCACGGACGGCCACCCAGAGACAGCTGAGACAAAAGATG TTAAGAAGAAGGGCACAACTGGCCTGAAATTGAGCAACCTGATGAACCTCGGGAGGAAAAAATCCAGCTCCATGGATAGCCCAGAGAGATCCCTGGAGACTTCAA GTTACCTGAATGTGCTAGTGAACAGCCAGTGGAAGTCCCGTTGGTGTCAGATAAAAGATGGTCACCTCCATTTCTACCAGGACAAGAACCGAAGCAAACTGGCTCAGCAGCCCCTCAGCTTGGCAGGTTGTGAAATTATCCCAGAGCCAAGCCCTGATCATCTCTACTCCTTCCGCATCCTGCACAACGGGGAAGAACGGGTCATTCTGGAG GCGAAGTCCTCAGAAGAAATGGGCCACTGGCTGGGCCTCCTCCTGTCAGAGTCAGGTTCGAAAACAGACCCAGAGGAATTTACCTACGATTATGTGGATGCTGACCGTGTTTCCTGCATTGTGAGCGCCGCAAAGAACTCCTTATT CTTAATGCAGAGGAAGTACTCTGAGCCCAACACCTATATCGACAACCTGCCAAAGGGCAggatgcagcaggaggagctgtaCGACGACGTGGATCTGCCAGACCTGCCTGCG GAAGAAGTACCCAAGAGTGAGAGCAAACTGGAGGGAGACCAAGACAGAGTGTACCTGGATCTCACTCCCGTGAAGTCCTTCCTACACTGTGCTGGCAAGAAGTCATGCCAGCCTTCACCCCTCAGCTCACCGTCTTTAGAAAGGGCTGCCAAcaaggctgcagcagagagcacagcTGAGACAGACCTTGTGGCTAAGGAAGCCGAGCCCTGTAGTAAGGTGATGGAGACCTCTGAGCAG AAACACCCAGAGAAGCCGGAGCCCGATGAGGTGCCACCACGGATGCCCGCCATCAAAATCCAGACGCAGCAGCAGAACATTGCCTTCCCCCAGCCGGCCCCCGAGCTGCCGGCGGGCACAGCGACGGCGGGCAGTCCCCAGCTGGTGCCCGCGCACTGGCCCAAGCTGCCGCTGCCGG cagcagcagtggaaacCAAGCTGGGCAAGAACAGGACGGAGGTGGAGGTGAAGCGCTTTACAGAGGAGAAGGAGcggctggagaaggagaaggatgaAATCCGGGCTCAGCTCACCCAGCTGCGCAAGGAGAGGCGGGAACTGAAGGAAATgcttgcaggcagcacag ACAAGATCctggagcagaggctgaaggAGATAGAAGAAGAGTGCAAAAGGAAGGAGAGCCAGAGGGTGGACCTGGAGCTGAGCCTGGTGGAGGTGAAGGAGAACTTGAAGAAGGCAGAGTCTGGCCCTGTGACGCTGGGCACTGCCGTGGACACCACGCACCTGGAGAACGCAGCCCCCCGG atTCAGGCAAAAAGTGCCAGTCCGGCAAACAGCGCAGAGAACTCACCAGTCAATTCAGCAACGGCTTTAAAAAACCGGCCTTTATCCGTCATGGTGACAGGGAAAGGAACGGTCCTACAGAAAGCTAAG